The following are encoded in a window of Algiphilus aromaticivorans DG1253 genomic DNA:
- the pyrH gene encoding UMP kinase has protein sequence MTDSSAYRRILVKLSGEALMGDLEYGISSPVIGKIAAELIKVVESGVEVAVVIGGGNIFRGEGLARGGIQRVTADQMGMLATVMNALALQDAVEKQGSVSRVMSAVRINQVCEDYILRRAARHLEKGRIVILAAGTGNPFFTTDSAAALRAIELDAQLMIKATKVDGIYSADPKKDAGAQRYDRLSYDEVLDRRLGVMDQTAIVLCRDHQLPLCVYDITQTGSLARIAAGDTSVGTIVV, from the coding sequence GCATCCTCGTCAAGCTGTCCGGTGAGGCCCTGATGGGGGATCTGGAATACGGAATCTCCTCGCCGGTCATTGGCAAGATTGCCGCCGAGCTGATCAAGGTGGTGGAATCCGGGGTCGAAGTGGCGGTCGTCATCGGCGGTGGCAACATCTTCCGCGGCGAAGGCCTCGCTAGGGGCGGCATCCAACGGGTGACGGCCGACCAGATGGGCATGCTCGCCACGGTAATGAACGCCCTGGCGCTGCAGGATGCAGTCGAGAAGCAGGGTAGCGTCTCGCGCGTCATGTCCGCGGTGCGCATCAATCAGGTTTGCGAGGATTACATCCTGCGTCGCGCGGCTCGTCATCTGGAAAAGGGGCGGATCGTCATCCTCGCGGCCGGCACCGGCAACCCCTTCTTCACGACCGACTCGGCGGCGGCGCTGCGTGCCATCGAGCTGGATGCGCAGCTGATGATAAAGGCCACCAAGGTCGACGGTATCTACTCGGCCGACCCCAAGAAGGACGCCGGCGCCCAGCGTTACGACCGGCTGAGCTATGACGAGGTTCTGGACCGGCGCCTCGGCGTCATGGACCAGACCGCCATCGTGCTCTGCCGCGACCATCAGTTACCGCTATGTGTCTACGACATCACCCAGACTGGCTCGTTGGCGCGTATCGCCGCCGGCGACACCAGCGTGGGCACGATTGTCGTCTGA
- the frr gene encoding ribosome recycling factor, which yields MIEEIKKDASHRMDRAIQVLEAEYAKLRTGRATASLLDHVRVEYYGAELPVSQAANVTVEDARTICITAWEKSMVSVIEKAIMNSDLGLNPNTAGTVIRIVLPPLTEERRKDLAKVVRHEAENARVAVRNVRRDANQSLKDLVKEKEISDDDEKRGETEVQKITDQHIARIEEVMAAKEKEILSV from the coding sequence ATGATTGAAGAGATCAAGAAGGACGCCAGTCATCGCATGGATCGCGCGATCCAGGTGCTGGAGGCCGAATACGCCAAGCTGCGCACCGGGCGCGCCACGGCCTCGCTGCTAGATCATGTGCGCGTGGAATATTACGGTGCCGAACTGCCTGTTTCGCAGGCCGCCAATGTCACGGTTGAGGATGCCCGCACCATCTGCATCACCGCCTGGGAGAAGAGCATGGTGTCGGTCATCGAGAAGGCGATCATGAATTCCGATCTCGGCCTGAATCCGAATACGGCTGGTACGGTTATCCGCATCGTGTTGCCGCCGTTGACCGAGGAGAGGCGCAAGGACCTCGCCAAGGTCGTCCGCCACGAAGCCGAGAACGCGCGCGTAGCTGTGCGCAACGTCCGTCGCGATGCCAATCAGTCGCTCAAGGATCTGGTCAAGGAGAAGGAGATCAGTGATGACGACGAGAAGCGCGGCGAGACCGAGGTGCAGAAAATCACCGATCAGCACATCGCGCGAATAGAAGAGGTGATGGCAGCGAAGGAAAAGGAAATCCTGTCAGTCTGA
- the uppS gene encoding polyprenyl diphosphate synthase encodes MTDSSEQARSAVPRHVAIIMDGNGRWAQARGRPRALGHRLGVQAARRVVQAASDRGIPYITLFAFSQENWYRPEREVSVLMRLFARSMRRERADLQRNGVRMRFIGDTSAFAESLRAEMRAVEAVDVPEPRIQVRVALGYGGKWDICQAAERARQEGVAIDEESLAARLSMSDVPDPDLLIRTGGEQRISNFMLWQLAYAELCFVDTLWPDFEASDLDAALGWFARRQRRFGRVAESR; translated from the coding sequence GTGACGGACTCTTCCGAGCAAGCGCGAAGCGCAGTACCGCGGCATGTCGCCATCATCATGGACGGCAACGGTCGCTGGGCCCAGGCACGTGGACGGCCCCGCGCGCTGGGGCATCGGCTGGGCGTACAGGCAGCGCGGCGCGTCGTGCAGGCGGCCTCGGACCGTGGCATCCCTTACATCACGCTCTTCGCTTTCAGCCAGGAGAACTGGTACCGCCCCGAACGCGAGGTGAGTGTGCTCATGCGCCTCTTCGCGCGCAGCATGCGTCGCGAGCGGGCCGATCTGCAGCGCAACGGCGTGCGTATGCGCTTCATTGGTGACACCAGCGCCTTCGCCGAGTCTCTGCGAGCCGAGATGCGCGCGGTGGAGGCGGTGGATGTGCCGGAGCCGCGCATTCAGGTTCGCGTGGCGCTGGGCTACGGTGGCAAATGGGATATCTGCCAGGCCGCCGAACGCGCCCGCCAGGAAGGGGTGGCCATTGATGAAGAATCGCTGGCCGCCCGCCTGAGCATGTCCGATGTGCCGGACCCGGACCTGCTCATTCGCACCGGCGGCGAGCAGCGCATCAGCAATTTCATGCTCTGGCAGCTGGCCTATGCCGAGCTCTGCTTCGTCGATACCCTCTGGCCCGACTTCGAAGCCTCGGATCTGGATGCGGCGCTGGGCTGGTTCGCCCGTCGCCAGCGCCGCTTCGGTCGCGTCGCGGAGTCTCGCTGA
- a CDS encoding phosphatidate cytidylyltransferase, with amino-acid sequence MLLQRVITAAVLLVALAAALWWLEGGWLYTVFCVVALAAAWEWAGIAGWLTAAGHARYLLLTAALLGAAWFGARDHGLAPWIWAASVAWWLYAVWLLRDYARRLSLERFGRTARAAAGLLMIVPVPLALSYTVATPGGLVALGLLFAIVWGADIGAYFAGRAWGRSKLAPAISPGKTREGALGGAVVALAIVLPGAYSGLPLSGGAFALFSVLAVIAVATSIHGDLVESAFKRVCGIKDSGRLLPGHGGVLDRVDSLLAVAPLYALGLSCLL; translated from the coding sequence ATGCTGCTTCAGCGCGTCATCACGGCGGCGGTTCTGCTGGTCGCGCTGGCTGCCGCGCTGTGGTGGCTGGAAGGTGGCTGGCTGTACACGGTCTTCTGCGTCGTGGCGCTGGCGGCCGCCTGGGAGTGGGCGGGCATTGCGGGCTGGCTCACCGCCGCCGGGCACGCTCGTTATCTGCTGCTGACCGCTGCCCTGCTGGGTGCGGCCTGGTTCGGCGCCCGCGACCACGGACTGGCGCCCTGGATCTGGGCGGCCTCGGTCGCCTGGTGGCTATACGCCGTCTGGTTGCTGCGTGATTACGCAAGGCGGCTGTCGCTCGAGCGCTTCGGGCGTACGGCGCGTGCGGCAGCCGGCCTGCTCATGATCGTTCCGGTGCCCCTGGCGCTGAGTTACACGGTCGCCACGCCGGGCGGCCTGGTCGCGCTCGGGTTGCTCTTCGCCATCGTCTGGGGCGCGGATATCGGGGCCTACTTCGCCGGTCGTGCCTGGGGGCGTAGCAAGCTCGCACCCGCGATAAGCCCGGGCAAGACCCGCGAGGGGGCGCTGGGTGGCGCCGTCGTGGCGCTGGCCATCGTCTTGCCGGGGGCATATTCGGGGCTGCCGCTGTCAGGTGGCGCGTTCGCGCTTTTCTCGGTGCTGGCGGTTATCGCCGTCGCCACATCCATCCACGGTGATCTGGTGGAGAGCGCCTTCAAGCGGGTCTGCGGCATCAAGGATTCCGGCCGGTTGCTCCCCGGGCACGGCGGTGTGCTCGATCGGGTGGACAGCCTTCTCGCGGTGGCTCCGCTGTACGCGCTGGGTCTGAGCTGCTTGCTATGA
- the dxr gene encoding 1-deoxy-D-xylulose-5-phosphate reductoisomerase — MSEGLAILGATGSVGRSTLDVLARQPSAMPLHALTAHSNAAALADLCLAHRPRFAVIADPAGEPALRDALSGAGIAVRSGAAALVEVAAEAESVLSAIVGAAGLLPTLAAVQAGRRVIVANKEPLVMAGELFLAEAQASGAELIPVDSEHNAIFQCLPAGYRCGQRPDGVKKLILTASGGPFREWDLSAMRDATPAQAVAHPNWDMGAKISVDSATMMNKGLEVIEAHWLFAMPHEAIEVVVHPQSTVHSLVVYRDGSLLAQMGAPDMRIPLAHALGLPERIASGADSLDLIGADLRFEAVDMTRFPCLRLAREAIATGLTAPAILNAANEVAVEAFLGGRLAFGQIAEVIAAVLETAAGRALPAATELQAVLAMDDWARQQATTTMKGLVQA, encoded by the coding sequence ATGAGCGAAGGCCTGGCCATTCTTGGCGCAACCGGTTCGGTGGGTCGCAGCACACTGGACGTGCTGGCGCGGCAGCCCTCGGCCATGCCCCTGCATGCGCTCACCGCGCATAGCAACGCGGCGGCTCTCGCCGATCTGTGCCTGGCGCATCGACCGCGTTTTGCCGTCATTGCTGATCCGGCCGGTGAACCGGCGTTGCGCGACGCGCTGAGCGGGGCCGGGATTGCGGTGCGATCCGGCGCGGCGGCCCTCGTCGAGGTGGCGGCTGAGGCCGAGAGCGTGCTGTCGGCCATCGTCGGCGCTGCCGGCCTGCTGCCCACGCTGGCGGCCGTGCAGGCCGGCCGACGCGTGATCGTGGCCAACAAGGAACCGCTGGTCATGGCCGGCGAGCTTTTCCTGGCCGAGGCGCAGGCCAGCGGCGCGGAACTCATCCCCGTGGATAGCGAGCACAACGCTATCTTCCAGTGCCTTCCGGCGGGCTATCGCTGCGGGCAGCGCCCCGACGGTGTGAAGAAGTTGATCCTGACTGCCTCCGGTGGTCCCTTTCGGGAGTGGGATCTCTCGGCGATGCGCGATGCCACGCCGGCGCAGGCGGTGGCGCACCCGAACTGGGATATGGGCGCGAAGATATCGGTGGATTCGGCGACCATGATGAACAAGGGGCTGGAGGTCATCGAGGCGCACTGGCTCTTCGCCATGCCGCACGAGGCCATCGAGGTCGTCGTGCACCCTCAGAGCACGGTGCACTCGCTCGTGGTTTATCGCGATGGCTCGCTGCTCGCCCAGATGGGGGCGCCGGATATGCGCATCCCGCTGGCGCACGCCCTGGGCCTGCCGGAGCGGATCGCCTCCGGCGCCGATAGTCTCGATCTGATTGGCGCCGATCTTCGCTTCGAGGCAGTCGACATGACCCGCTTTCCGTGCCTGCGACTGGCGCGCGAGGCCATCGCCACCGGGCTGACCGCACCGGCGATACTGAACGCAGCCAATGAAGTTGCGGTCGAAGCTTTTCTGGGTGGGCGTCTGGCCTTCGGGCAGATCGCCGAGGTCATCGCCGCGGTGCTGGAAACGGCAGCGGGGCGGGCTCTGCCAGCGGCTACCGAGTTGCAGGCGGTGCTTGCCATGGACGACTGGGCGCGACAGCAGGCAACTACGACAATGAAGGGGTTGGTGCAGGCATGA
- the rseP gene encoding RIP metalloprotease RseP: MTGVIWSVFGFVVAIGILVTFHEFGHYWVARRCGVKVLRFSVGFGRPLWSRQLANGTELVVAAIPLGGYVKMLDERESDTPLPEAELEHAFNRKSLAQRSAIVAAGPVFNFILAALFYWAIHVIGVPDMRPVLAEPPAGSMLAEAGVAAETELQAVNGKETATWTSVRMSVLDEVLSGEELVLHLRAPEGAQRELRLDTSTVPVDPEPLFAKLGLELYRPSLPVGLAEIVPGEPAAEAGLQPGDTIIARDGTPVSDWRGFVEWLRANPDTETRLTIERDGRQIERALTVGSAIAEGEQVGRLGARVDVPEDLWQDLRTVHREGIFEAAVTGVSETFSVAWLTLRMMGRMLIGDVSVDNISGPLQIAEYAGYTAAAGIVTYIGFLALISVSLGVLNLLPVPMLDGGHLLYYFVEAVKGSPVSERVQLMGQQIGLLMLAALMTLAFYNDLSRLFG; this comes from the coding sequence ATGACAGGCGTAATCTGGTCGGTTTTCGGCTTCGTGGTGGCCATCGGCATCCTCGTGACTTTTCACGAGTTCGGACACTACTGGGTGGCGCGCCGCTGCGGCGTCAAGGTGCTGCGCTTTTCGGTGGGCTTTGGCCGCCCGTTGTGGTCGCGCCAGCTCGCTAATGGCACGGAGTTGGTGGTCGCTGCCATTCCGCTCGGTGGCTACGTCAAGATGCTCGACGAGCGCGAGTCCGATACACCGCTTCCGGAGGCGGAGCTCGAGCACGCCTTCAATCGCAAGTCCTTGGCGCAGCGCAGCGCCATCGTGGCGGCGGGGCCGGTATTCAACTTCATCCTTGCAGCCCTCTTTTACTGGGCGATCCACGTTATCGGCGTGCCGGATATGCGGCCGGTACTGGCGGAGCCGCCAGCGGGCTCCATGCTCGCCGAAGCCGGCGTAGCCGCCGAAACCGAGCTGCAGGCCGTGAATGGCAAAGAGACAGCGACCTGGACGAGCGTGCGCATGAGCGTGCTCGATGAGGTGCTGAGCGGTGAGGAACTGGTGCTCCACCTTCGCGCGCCGGAGGGCGCCCAGCGCGAGCTGCGGCTGGATACCAGCACTGTGCCGGTGGATCCTGAGCCGCTTTTCGCGAAATTGGGCCTGGAGCTGTACCGACCGTCGCTGCCGGTGGGTCTCGCGGAGATCGTGCCGGGTGAACCGGCCGCCGAGGCCGGCCTGCAGCCGGGGGACACCATCATCGCGCGCGACGGCACCCCGGTCTCTGATTGGCGCGGCTTCGTCGAGTGGCTGCGCGCCAACCCGGATACGGAAACGCGGCTCACCATCGAGCGTGATGGCCGTCAGATTGAGCGCGCGCTGACCGTCGGTAGCGCGATCGCGGAGGGTGAACAGGTCGGGCGCCTCGGCGCGCGAGTCGATGTACCCGAGGATTTGTGGCAGGATCTGCGCACCGTCCATCGCGAGGGCATCTTCGAAGCCGCCGTCACAGGGGTGAGCGAGACCTTTTCGGTGGCTTGGCTGACATTGCGAATGATGGGGCGCATGCTCATCGGCGATGTATCGGTCGACAACATCAGCGGGCCGCTTCAGATTGCAGAGTACGCCGGCTACACGGCGGCAGCGGGGATCGTGACCTACATCGGGTTTCTGGCGCTGATCAGCGTCAGCCTGGGGGTTCTCAATCTGCTGCCGGTGCCCATGCTGGATGGTGGGCATTTGCTCTACTACTTCGTGGAGGCCGTGAAGGGCTCACCGGTATCGGAACGGGTGCAGCTTATGGGGCAACAGATCGGCCTGCTGATGCTTGCCGCATTGATGACGCTGGCCTTCTACAACGACCTGTCGCGCTTGTTCGGCTAG